A genomic region of Glycine max cultivar Williams 82 chromosome 15, Glycine_max_v4.0, whole genome shotgun sequence contains the following coding sequences:
- the LOC100796274 gene encoding putative triosephosphate isomerase encodes MGRKFFVGGNWKCNGTTEEVKKIVTTLNEAKVPGEDVVEVVVSPPFVFLPVVKSLLRPDFHVSAQNCWVRKGGAYTGEVSAEMLVNLGIPWVIIGHSERRQLLNESNEFVGDKVAYALQQGLKVIACIGETLEQREAGTTTAVVSEQTKAIAAKISNWDNVVLAYEPVWAIGTGKVATPAQAQEVHADLRKWVHDNVSAEVAASVRIIYGGSVNGGNCKELAAQPDVDGFLVGGASLKPEFVDIINAATVKKN; translated from the exons atgGGCAGAAAATTCTTCGTTGGTGGCAACTGGAAATGC AATGGGACCACTGAGGAGGTAAAGAAGATTGTTACTACTTTGAATGAGGCTAAAGTCCCTGGAGAAGATGTCGTAG AAGTTGTTGTGAGCCCTCCTTTTGTGTTCCTTCCTGTTGTAAAAAGTTTGCTGCGCCCTGATTTCCATGTTTCGGCACAAAACTGTTGGGTTCGCAAAGGTGGTGCTTATACCGGTGAGGTTAG TGCTGAAATGCTTGTTAATTTGGGAATTCCTTGGGTTATTATTGGTCACTCTGAACGGAGGCAGCTTTTAAATGAATCAAATGAG TTTGTGGGAGATAAAGTTGCCTATGCACTTCAACAAGGTCTAAAAGTTATTGCATGCATTGGGGAGACTCTCGAACAGCGTGAAGCTGGTACAACAACGGCTGTTGTTTCTGAGCAAACAAAAGCAATTGCAG CTAAAATATCAAATTGGGACAATGTCGTTTTGGCCTACGAGCCAGTTTGGGCCATTGGAACAGGAAAGGTTGCTACTCCTGCTCAGGCTCAAGAG GTCCATGCTGATTTGAGGAAATGGGTTCATGACAATGTGAGTGCTGAAGTTGCTGCATCTGTAAGAATTATCTATGGAG GTTCTGTAAATGGAGGAAACTGCAAAGAATTGGCCGCACAGCCCGATGTTGATGGATTTTTGGTTGGTGGTGCCTCCCTGAAG CCGGAGTTCGTGGACATCATAAATGCTGCCACTGTGAAGAAGAATTGA